One stretch of Cydia fagiglandana chromosome 18, ilCydFagi1.1, whole genome shotgun sequence DNA includes these proteins:
- the LOC134673171 gene encoding general odorant-binding protein 83a-like — protein sequence MEWLMVLCLLVVGVRAEFPTQEFLEALKPVVAKCEASTGVDKALVDDFSKGTMVDDEKLKCYMKCIFLEFQVLDETTGHFRYERMLAALPQEMKSIAYEMGRNCIHFKGEGAANLCQVSYDLHRCWQQADPEHYFLM from the exons ATGGAGTGGCTGATGGTGCTATGTCTATTAGTTGTGGGCGTTCGGGCTGAG TTTCCGACGCAAGAATTTCTCGAAGCCCTCAAACCTGTCGTAGCTAAATGCGAAGCGAGCACCGGGGTCGATAAAG caCTTGTAGATGACTTCAGCAAAGGTACCATGGTCGACGATgaaaaattaaag TGTTACATGAAATGCATTTTTCTGGAATTCCAAGTG CTAGACGAAACAACAGGCCATTTCCGATACGAAAGGATGCTAGCCGCTCTCCCCCAAGAGATGAAAAGCATTGCATATGAAATGGGCCGCAATTGCATCCACTTCAAGGGGGAGGGGGCCGCGAACCTCTGCCAAGTGTCGTATGACCTGCATAGATGCTGGCAACAAGCCGACCCTGAG
- the LOC134673554 gene encoding uncharacterized protein LOC134673554: protein MKCSGCFKTCAIASCMRCTVSPCEKVFCSQCVNPALLSLDRKKGWKCPDCSAAQKKGGDNSTTPIRSVNEDQSITMRKKETSSNSSQNDIKELVSEVKSLTKEIQELKNRLEQSSSSLDRCHERLDELVNAQRSSDARLERIEQRGESWAVKLQAFERTVADGQAELAVMKAENSQLREELEKDKQSADFISDQHDELKKTVNERTSQPIDLIQSESFKTSIELKIDALEQQARQCNLEIQNLPEKKDENLVNLLVTLGEKIRCSINRSDVISISRVRPAMESNKPKHIVVKLSSRVLRDNVLAAYRTKRGLTSTELGVSGPQHTLYVNEHLTLRRKKLFRAVREAAKQAKYKYTWISNATILVRKTDTSPTIAIHTDNDIRKIKGDAAPTSNTS from the coding sequence ATGAAGTGTTCCGGTTGTTTTAAGACCTGCGCCATCGCTAGCTGCATGCGATGCACTGTCTCACCGTGTGAAAAAGTATTCTGTAGTCAGTGTGTCAACCCCGCCTTATTATCGCTAGATCGAAAGAAGGGCTGGAAATGCCCCGACTGCAGCGCTGCGCAAAAAAAGGGAGGGGATAACAGTACGACCCCGATCCGTTCCGTTAACGAGGACCAGAGCATTACTATGCGTAAAAAAGAAACTTCGAGTAATTCGtcacaaaatgatataaaagaGCTAGTTTCTGAAGTAAAATCTTTAACAAAGGAAATTCAAGAATTAAAGAACCGGCTGGAACAATCGTCGTCGTCTCTTGACCGCTGCCATGAAAGGCTTGACGAATTAGTGAACGCTCAGAGAAGCTCCGATGCCCGTTTGGAACGTATCGAGCAGAGGGGTGAAAGCTGGGCTGTTAAACTTCAAGCGTTTGAACGTACAGTTGCAGATGGACAGGCAGAGCTGGCCGTGATGAAGGCGGAAAACTCACAACTTCGTGAGGAACTTGAAAAAGATAAACAGAGCGCCGATTTCATTTCTGACCAGCACGACGAACTCAAGAAAACAGTAAATGAGCGCACAAGTCAACCTATAGACCTCATCCAATCAGAAAGCTTCAAAACATCAATTGAACTAAAAATTGACGCCTTAGAACAGCAGGCAAGACAGTGCAATCTCGAAATTCAAAATCTCCCAGAGAAAAAAGACGAGAATCTTGTTAATTTGTTGGTAACTCTAGGTGAGAAGATAAGATGTAGCATTAATCGTAGTGATGTAATTAGCATAAGTCGTGTGCGACCCGCAATGGAGAGCAACAAACCGAAGCATATTGTTGTGAAGCTCAGCTCGCGGGTACTACGGGATAACGTTCTAGCTGCCTATCGCACCAAGAGAGGCCTGACATCCACGGAGCTGGGCGTGTCCGGGCCACAACACACGTTATACGTCAATGAGCACTTAACACTTCGCAGAAAGAAGCTTTTTCGGGCAGTGCGGGAAGCAGCGAAACAAGCGAAGTACAAGTACACGTGGATTTCTAACGCAACAATTCTCGTACGCAAAACAGACACGTCACCAACAATTGCAATTCACACAGATAATGACATTAGAAAAATCAAAGGTGATGCTGCACCCACCTCGAATACTAGTTGA